The Algisphaera agarilytica DNA segment ATCCCACCGGCACCAGCGGCAGCATGATCGCCGAGGCCAGCAGCGTCTTGCCGTTGATCAGCCCGAACCCGACGTACGTGGGCAGCTTCGCCAGGTTGAGCAGGAAAAAGAACAGCACCAGCGTGCCGACCAGCACCCGTTTCTCGAGTTTATGTTCGAGCAGGTAGATCGTCATCACCGGCCCCGCGGAGTGGGCCAGCGTCGACACCACCCCCGCAACCCCGCCCGCGGTCACGCCCGACGCCGCGTTGTCCGGCACCGCGGGCACCTTCCCGCCGAGCATCCGGTAAACCTGAATCCCCACAAACACCACACACACGCCGCCAACCGTGAGGTTGAGTGCCGTGGCCATCACCTGGCTGGACCGAAACACCCAGAACAAGATCGTGCCGACGCCGATACCCACCGCGCCGCCGACAAACGCCCACCGCAGGTGACGCCACGACCGGAATTTCCGGTGCTGGATCAGCGCGACGATGTCCCCCAGGATCAGGATCGGCAGCAACACCCCGACTGCGACCTCGGGGTTGAGCGCCAGCGCCAACAACGGCACCGCCAGGATCCCGATCCCGCCCCCAAATCCCGACTTGGCGATCCCAATAATCAGCACCGCCCCGCACATCGCCGCCAAAGCGATCGCCGTCGGCGTGTCGGGGGGGATCAGTCGTAGAACAGCATCAAACACAGACTGCCGAGTGTAGACCCAATACCGACCGCACGAAAGGTTATCCGCAGGTCATCCGGAAGGGGGATGTGGAAGAAAAAGAGGGTGACCGGGGTCGAACCGGCAACATTCAGCTTGGAAGGCTGACGCTCTGCCAATTGAGCTACACCCTCGAGAAGCCGCCGGAACTGCATCCTGCGACGTCGAGCGAGAAATGCTACCACAACCGCTTGGCGAAGACCACAGCCGACGTCAATCAACCCGCCAAGCCCTTGGGGCGGGGGTGTTTAGATTCTGTGCGGGCTTCGGGGTCGTGGGGTGGGGCGGTGTATACTGCCCTCGCAACGGACGTGGATCAGGCCTGCTGCGTGCCGTTGCGATGACGCCCCAGGATTGCCCCCATGGCGATACGCATCGCCCTGCATCACCAGACCCGATACCGATACGACCGCCCGGTGGAGATGGGCCCCCAGGTGGTTCGCCTGCGCCCCGCGCCGCACTGCCGCACGCCCATCGGGGCCTACTCCATGAAGGTGGAGGTTGGGCCGGGCGAAGAGCAGCCGTTCATCAACTGGCAGCAGGACCCGCAGAGCAACTACCTCGCCCGGCTGGTCTTCCCCAAGCCGGTGACGCGTTTCGGGATCGAGATCGATCTGGTCGCGGACCTGACGCCGATCAACCCGTTCGATTTTTTCCTGGAGGAGTACGCCGAGGACTTCCCGTTTGAGTACGAGGAGGCCCTGGCGCGTGAGCTCCGGCCGTACCTGGAGACGCTGGGTGAGAAGCAGTGCGGCCCGCTGTTCGAGGAGATGTTCGCGTCGATCAATCGTGAGAAGCGGCGGTCGGTGGACTTTCTGGTGGATGTGAACCAGATGGTCGAGCAGCGGCTGGATTATTCGCTGCGTTACGACCCCGGCGTGCAGACGCCCGAAGAGACGCTGAAGAAGGGCGTGGGTTCCTGCCGCGATTTCGCTTGGCTGCTCGTTCAACTGCTGCGACGCAGCGGGCTGGCGGCGCGGTTTGTCTCGGGGTACTCGGTGCAGCTCGTGGCGGACGAGAAGCCGATCGAGGAGGGGGCGGCGGCGGGCGTGCCGCAAGACGTGACCGACCTGCACGCCTGGGCCGAGGTGTACCTGCCGGGCGCGGGCTGGGTGGGGCTGGACGCGACGAGCGGCATGATGTGCGGGGAGGGGCACTTCCCCTTGGCGGCCTCGCCGGACCCGGGGAGTGCGGCGCCGATCTCCGGCAGCCTGGGCGAGGCCGAGGTCGAGTTCGACTACGCGATGACGATCAACCGGGTCCACGAAGACCCGCGAGTGACCAGGCCGTACACGGATGACCAGTGGGAGAAGATCAACACGCTGGGTCAGCAGATCGACGACCGGCTCAACGCGGGGGACGTGCGCCTGACCATGGGCGGGGAGCCGACGTTCGTCTCGATCGACGACCAGGAGGGCGAGACGTGGAACACCGCCGCGGTCGGCGGGGGCAAGCGTCAATACGCCGACCAACTCGTCCAACGCTTGCGCAACAAGATCGCCCCTGGCAGCCTGCTGCACATCGGCCAGGGCAAGTGGTACCCCGGCGAGCCGCTGCCACGTTGGGCGCTCGGCCTGTACTGGCGCAAAGACGGCAAGCCGATGTGGAGCCGCGACGACCTCATCGCCGACGAATCGAAAGACTACGGCTACGACACGCCCCACGCCCGCAAGTTCCTCCAGAAGCTGACTAAGAAGCTCGGCGTGTCCAGCCGGTACGTGAAGTCGGTCTACGAAGACACGAAGCACTACCAGGACATCAAAGCCAAGCTCCCGGTCAACGTGACGCCGCAGGACAATCGGCTCGAAAGCATCGAGGACCGCGAACGTTTGAAGCGCGTCTTCGGGCGCGGGCTGAACCGGCCCGTGGGATACGTGCTGCCGCTCAAGCGGGTGTTCAGCCCGGATGGCCCGCAGTGGCAGAGCGGTCTGTGGATGATGCAGGGCCCGGCCGACAAGACGATGGAGACGCAGCCGCGCGGCAAGAAGAAGTCCAAGGCCAAACCACAGCCCAAGCCCAATGCGCGTCCGCTGCCGCGTGGCGGCCGAATCCGGCTCATCCCCGGGGACTCGCCGGTCGGGCTGCGTCTGCCGCTGGACCGATTGCCGTGGGTGGTGGAGGACGAGTACCCCTACGTCGTCGAGGCCGACCCGATGCACGCGGCGACCAAGCCCCTGCCCGAGCCCGACCACTTCACCCAAGGCGGACGCCATCGGGCCGCCCGCAGCGAAGAAGTCGAGCTCCCGCCCGATCGCCACATCAACCGACAGGAACCGATCCCCGCGCCGGGCGACCGCGTCCCGCAAGTCGGCGAGTCGGCCAGCTGGGTGATCCGCTCGGCGATCTGCGTCGAGCCGCGCGAAGGCCGGATCTACATCTTTATGCCGCCGGTCGAGCAGCTCGAAGACTACCTGCATTTGGTCTACGCGATCGAAGCCACGGCGGAGGAGCTGAAGATGCCCGTCATTATCGAGGGCTACACCCCGCCGACCGATCCGCGCATCCATAACCTCAAGGTCACGCCCGACCCCGGCGTGATCGAGGTCAACGTCCACCCCGCTGCGTCGTGGGACGAACTGGTCGATACGACGACGACGCTGTACGACGCCGCGCGCCGTTGCCGACTCGGCACCGAGAAGTTCCAGCTCGACGGCCGACACACCGGCACGGGTGGCGGCAACCACGTCGTAGTCGGCGCGGCGACGCCGTTGGATTCGCCGTTCCTGCGTCGGCCGGACCTGCTGCGAAGTTTGCTCGGCCATTGGCACAACCACCCCTCGCTCAGCTACCTGTTCAGCGGGATGTTCATCGGCCCGACAAGTCAGGCTCCCCGCGTCGACGAGGGCCGCGCGGATGCGACGTACGAGTTGGAGATTGCTTGCGGCCAGATCCCCGACCCCGGCGGGCAAGGTATCCCGCCGTGGCTGGTCGACCGCGTGTTCCGGAACCTGCTCACCGACCTGACCGGCAATACGCACCGGGCCGAGTTCTGCATCGACAAGCTCTACTCGCCCGACTCGGCGACGGGGCGTTTGGGGCTGGTCGAGTTCCGCGGCTTCGAGATGCCGCCGCACCCGCGGATGGGATTGACCCAGGCGTTGCTGCTGCGGGCGTTGATTGCGAAGTTCTGGGAGTCCCCGGGCAAGCACCACCTGGTGCGATGGGGCACGATGCTGCACGACCGGTTCCTGCTGCCGCACTTCGTGGAAGAGGATTTCAAGGAAGTCCTCAAGGACCTCGCCGAGGACGGGTTCGCGATCGATCCCGCGTGGTACGACGCGTTCTTCGAATTCCGTTTCCCGCGTCACGGCACGTACACCTGCGAAGGCGTCACGATCGAACTTCGCCAAGCGATCGAGCCGTGGCTCACGCTCGGCGAAGAAGCGACCGGGCAGGGCACCGCGCGGTACGTCGATTCGTCGCTCGAACGCATGCAGGTCAAGGTCACCGGCCTGGTCGGCTCGGTCTCAGGAGCTCGGAAGTACGCCGTCGCGGTCAACGGGCAGGAACTCCCACTGACCCCCACCGGTCGGCAGGGCGAGTTCGTCGCGGGGCTGCGTTACCGCGCCTGGCAGCCGCCCAGTTGCCTGCACCCGACCATCCCGATCCACACGCCGCTGACTTTCGACCTGGTTGATACGTGGTCCAACCGTTCGATCGGCGGATGCACGTACCACGTCGTCCACCCCGGCGGCATGAGTTACGAAACGTTCCCGATCAACGCGCTCGAGGCCGAGTCTCGCCGCGTGAATCGGTTCTTCCAGCACGGTCACACGCCCGGCTCCTTCCAGATGCGACCGACCACGCGCAGCGAAGAGATGCCCGTGACGCTAGACCTGCGTCGCAAGCTTTGAATCCGCATTAGTTCACCCCAATTCCTTGGGATCGCGGGCCGCCGCGGTTCCCCGCTAAGATACGCGGCTCATGACCCACTCCGTGGCCAACCCGGACACCGACCACTCGCTGACCCAGTCGTACGGCGAGCCCAACGGTGTGCACGACGAGATGAAAAACGCCGAGGGCGGGGTGCGCCCCGCTTGGGAGGGGTTGGCCGGCCGTCTTGATGTGCTGGGGGCCGACGAACTGGGCCGACGCTGGTCGCACGGCCAGCGGATGATCCAGGACAACGGCGTGACGTACAACGTCTACGGCGACCCGCGTGGGATGGATCGGCCGTGGCAGCTCGACCCGGTGCCGATGATCGTCGGGGCCGAGGAATGGGCGATGATCGAGGCGGGTCTGATCCAGCGTGCGAAGCTGCTCAACGCGGTGTGTGCCGATCTCTACGGTCCGCAAAAACTCCTGAAGTCCGGCCAACTCCCCGCCGAGTTGATCATGGGCCATCCCGGTTTTCTGAGGCCCTGCCACAACCTGAAGGTGCCCAAGCAGCGGTACCTGTCGTTCTACGGCGTGGACCTGGCGCGATCGCCCGAAGGCAAGTGGTGGGTGCTCAACGACCGGACCCAGGCGACCTCCGGCGCGGGCTATGCGTTGGAGAATCGCTTGGTGATCTCCCGGACGCTGCCGGGCGTGTTCCGTGATTGTCAGGTGACCCGGCACGCACGGTTCTTTGCACGGTGGCGTGAGACGCTGCGGGCGATGTCGCCGCGTGTGGGTGACAACCCGCGGATCGTGCTGCTGACGCCCGGGCCGTTCAACGAAACGTTTTTCGAACACGCCTACCTGGCGCGGTACCTCGGCTTCACGCTGGCGCAGGGCGACGACCTGACGGTGCGCGACAACAAGGTGTTCCTGAAAACCCTCGGGGGGCTGCGGCGGGTGGACGTGATCCTCCGTCGCCTTGACGACAGCTACTGCGACCCGCTGGAGCTACGCGGCGACTCGGCCATCGGCGTACCCGGGCTTGTGCAGGCGGCGTGGGCGGGCAACGTCACGATCGCCAACGCGTTGGGCACCGGTCTGCTCGAAACCCCGGGGCTGATGCCGTTCTACCCGGGCCTCTGTAAGAAGCTGCTGGGCGAAGAAGAAAAACTGCCCAGCCTCGCCACGTGGTGGTGCGGTCAGCCCAAAGAACTCGACTACGTCCTCAAATACCTGCATGAGTTGGTCATCAAGCCCGCGTACCCCGGTGCCCCGGCCCGCGGCCTCGGCGGCGTGCACATCGACGCGATCTTCGGCGATCAACTCACCGAGGACCAGGGCAAACAGATCGCCGAATTGATCCGCTCGCGGCCCGAGGCGTTTGCGGCGCAGGAAAACGTCAACATCTCCACCACTCCGGTGTGGCGCGACGGCA contains these protein-coding regions:
- a CDS encoding sulfite exporter TauE/SafE family protein; this encodes MFDAVLRLIPPDTPTAIALAAMCGAVLIIGIAKSGFGGGIGILAVPLLALALNPEVAVGVLLPILILGDIVALIQHRKFRSWRHLRWAFVGGAVGIGVGTILFWVFRSSQVMATALNLTVGGVCVVFVGIQVYRMLGGKVPAVPDNAASGVTAGGVAGVVSTLAHSAGPVMTIYLLEHKLEKRVLVGTLVLFFFLLNLAKLPTYVGFGLINGKTLLASAIMLPLVPVGSLLGLWMHRVIAERPFTFIMYAGAAAAGLRMVWKGLA
- a CDS encoding transglutaminase family protein — encoded protein: MAIRIALHHQTRYRYDRPVEMGPQVVRLRPAPHCRTPIGAYSMKVEVGPGEEQPFINWQQDPQSNYLARLVFPKPVTRFGIEIDLVADLTPINPFDFFLEEYAEDFPFEYEEALARELRPYLETLGEKQCGPLFEEMFASINREKRRSVDFLVDVNQMVEQRLDYSLRYDPGVQTPEETLKKGVGSCRDFAWLLVQLLRRSGLAARFVSGYSVQLVADEKPIEEGAAAGVPQDVTDLHAWAEVYLPGAGWVGLDATSGMMCGEGHFPLAASPDPGSAAPISGSLGEAEVEFDYAMTINRVHEDPRVTRPYTDDQWEKINTLGQQIDDRLNAGDVRLTMGGEPTFVSIDDQEGETWNTAAVGGGKRQYADQLVQRLRNKIAPGSLLHIGQGKWYPGEPLPRWALGLYWRKDGKPMWSRDDLIADESKDYGYDTPHARKFLQKLTKKLGVSSRYVKSVYEDTKHYQDIKAKLPVNVTPQDNRLESIEDRERLKRVFGRGLNRPVGYVLPLKRVFSPDGPQWQSGLWMMQGPADKTMETQPRGKKKSKAKPQPKPNARPLPRGGRIRLIPGDSPVGLRLPLDRLPWVVEDEYPYVVEADPMHAATKPLPEPDHFTQGGRHRAARSEEVELPPDRHINRQEPIPAPGDRVPQVGESASWVIRSAICVEPREGRIYIFMPPVEQLEDYLHLVYAIEATAEELKMPVIIEGYTPPTDPRIHNLKVTPDPGVIEVNVHPAASWDELVDTTTTLYDAARRCRLGTEKFQLDGRHTGTGGGNHVVVGAATPLDSPFLRRPDLLRSLLGHWHNHPSLSYLFSGMFIGPTSQAPRVDEGRADATYELEIACGQIPDPGGQGIPPWLVDRVFRNLLTDLTGNTHRAEFCIDKLYSPDSATGRLGLVEFRGFEMPPHPRMGLTQALLLRALIAKFWESPGKHHLVRWGTMLHDRFLLPHFVEEDFKEVLKDLAEDGFAIDPAWYDAFFEFRFPRHGTYTCEGVTIELRQAIEPWLTLGEEATGQGTARYVDSSLERMQVKVTGLVGSVSGARKYAVAVNGQELPLTPTGRQGEFVAGLRYRAWQPPSCLHPTIPIHTPLTFDLVDTWSNRSIGGCTYHVVHPGGMSYETFPINALEAESRRVNRFFQHGHTPGSFQMRPTTRSEEMPVTLDLRRKL